A window of the Podospora bellae-mahoneyi strain CBS 112042 chromosome 6, whole genome shotgun sequence genome harbors these coding sequences:
- the TPN1 gene encoding Vitamin B6 transporter (COG:P; EggNog:ENOG503NVJX), which yields MTTPDLEKQQAAATTATTPADPTTKSISSTDTPQQQQPQNASPFKVPHFLIKINNTLESLSGFEARGITRVLPSERQPPSHLADAQVFLLWFGANISVNNLAVALLGPLVFQLGFTDAAWSAIVGAFLGSCSTAYMSIWGPASGNRTMVIARYFMGYWPSKIPTALNIVLMVGYITLSYIIAGQMLSAVSGGSLTIVVGIVVSALVCWVVAVFGMRVFHFYERFALIPQILVLFALIGCAGPYFDTTIESQGDGTAIAANRLSFLSLCLYVPNSWAAAASDYYVYYPESTRKRKIFCLTLFGLWTSFSLVYMMGIGLATGVTHHTAWAEANAISAGALIVAGFEPLKGFGLFCSVIVALGIIANSIPGCYSAALGFQVLGRHFKVVPRWVWTCTVVVLQTVLALAGREHLFVLFQNFLALMGYWVEFMILIFVLEHVLFRRTRGFDWARWEDKSYLPVGWAALVAFLLGWVGAVLGMYQIWYTGPLAVLAGASAGGCDVGVWVGCGFALVSFPPLRWLELRIIGR from the exons ATGACAACCCCCGATCTTGAGAAGCAGcaggctgctgccaccaccgcaacaacaccagcagatcccaccaccaaatcaatctcctccactgacaccccccaacaacaacaaccccaaaatgCTTCTCCTTTCAAGGTTCCCCATTTTTTGATcaagatcaacaacaccctcgaATCCCTCTCCGGCTTCGAAGCCCGCGGCATCACCCGCGTCCTCCCCTCCGAACGgcaacctccctcccacctcgcAGACGCCCAGGTATTCCTCCTCTGGTTCGGGGCCAACATCTCCGTCAACAACCTCGCAGTGGCCCTTCTCGGACCATTAGTCTTCCAGCTTGGTTTCACCGACGCGGCATGGAGCGCTATTGTTGGAGCCTTTCTTGGGAGTTGTTCCACCGCATACATGAGTATCTGGGGACCGGCAAGCGGGAACAGAACAATGGTTATCGCGAGGTATTTCATGGGTTACTGGCCTAGCAAGATACCGACAGCGTTGAACATtgttttgatggtggggtaTATCACCTTGAGTTACATCATTGCGGGACAGATGTTATCTGCGGTGAGCGGGGGGAGTTTGACGATTGTGGTTGGGATTGTGGTTAGTGCTTTGGTTTGTTGGGTTGTGGCGGTTTTTGGGATGAGGGTTTTTCATTTTTATGAACG GTTCGCGTTGATACCCCAGATATTGGTCCTCTTCGCACTTATCGGGTGTGCGGGACCGTATTTTGACACCACGATTGAGTCCCAGGGAGATGGGACGGCCATTGCGGCGAACAGGCTTAGCTTTTTGAGCCTGTGTCTTTATGTGCCCAACtcgtgggcggcggcggcgagtgATTACTATGTTTACTACCCTGAGAGCACGCGCAAGAGGAAGATCTTTTGTTTGACGCTGTTTGGGCTTTGGACGTCGTTTAGTCTGGTTTATATGATGGGGATTGGGCTTGCGACTGGTGTGACGCATCATACTGCTTGGGCGGAGGCGAATGCTATTTCTGCTGGGGCGTTGATTGTGGCTGGGTTTGAACCATTGAAGGGGTTCGGATTGTTCTGCTCTGTTATTGTGGCGTTGGGAATCATCGCGAATAGTATCCCCGGGTGTTATTCAGCGGCGTTGGGCTTTCAGGTTCTGGGGAGGCACTTCAAGGTTGTGCCGAGGTGGGTGTGGACTTGTACGGTGGTCGTCCTGCAGACTGTGCTGGCTTTGGCAGGGAGGGAGCATTTGTTTGTGCTGTTCCAGAACTTCCTCGCGCTGATGGGGTACTGGGTAGAGTTTATGATTTTGATCTTTGTGTTGGAGCATGTGCTGTTTAGGAGGACTAGAGGGTTTGACTGGGCGAGGTGGGAGGATAAGAGTTATTTGCCGGTTGGGTGGGCTGCGCTGGTTGCTTTCTTGTTGGGCTGGGTCGGGGCCGTGTTGGGGATGTACCAGATTTGGTATACCGGGCCATTGGCGGTGCTGGCAGGAGCGAGCGCGGGGGGTTGTGATGTgggtgtttgggttgggtgtggGTTTGCTTTGGTGAGCTTTCCTCCgttgaggtggttggagTTGAGGATTATTGGGAGGTAA
- a CDS encoding hypothetical protein (CAZy:AA3; EggNog:ENOG503NWDN; COG:E), translating into MATSTDAQEFSSIKFDYLIIGGGTAGLVVASRLAEIPSLTIGVLEAGKSGYGDDNIDIPAYSGRALGGPYDWHFQTTPQPGLGGRTLPWNRGKVLGGSSALNYMTWNRGSKEDYNAWEELGNDGWGWDSLLPYFKRSERFHPPPPNFKDNHQASYNEPNSFLGEDGPINVSYTRDFSPSHALWHATFNEVGVESNPAHLNGSNVGVWTTIVAVNPETATRSYATHYCLMPPANLHILTEALVEQVVLDNKDGEWAATGVRFSHYGKQYVASAAREVILSAGSVQSPQLLELSGVGRADVLGAAGIPLKVESPNVGENLQEHIMLPTVFEVDPKLPHPDDLFIEEIAATAYEQYQKEKSGRLTVLPCSMAYLPVSKLAPEEDVASLSSRSQQLDRFGAEQTSILSSRFDTDKQLGQVEFVFDLGNWNPSFAPKEEGKRYCSMLLVLQYPYSRGSIHIDPKDGLTADGVPATAHQQPVIDPQYYVGPHGELDLEIMLHGAKFAQKICSTKPLKNIIAGPASPSSAVVSDEDLRGWIVENTITDWHPIGTCAMGGRAGQAGGVVDERLRVYGVKGLRVIDASVMPLHISAHLQATVYAIGEKGADMILEDAGLRS; encoded by the exons ATGGCTACCTCAACCGACGCCCAGGAGttctcctccatcaagtTCGACTACCtcatcatcggcggcggcacagCTGGTCTCGTCGTCGCCTCCCGTCTAGCCgaaatcccctccctcaccatcggCGTCCTCGAAGCAGGGAAAAGCGGTTATGGCGACGACAACATTGACATCCCAGCCTACTCTGGCCGAGCACTGGGAGGACCCTACGACTGGCACTTCCAGACCACGCCCCAGCCCGGTCTGGGCGGACGAACTCTCCCATGGAACCGGGGGAAGGTCCTAGGCGGATCAAGTGCGCTGAATTATATGACTTGGAATCGTGGAAGCAAGGAGGATTATAATGCctgggaggagctggggaatgatggttgggggtgggattcTCTCCT CCCTTACTTCAAAAGGTCAGAACGATTCCACCCGCCTCCGCCGAACTTTAAGGACAACCACCAGGCCTCGTACAACGAGCCAAACAGCTTCCTGGGGGAAGATGGGCCCATCAATGTCTCATACACTCGAGACTTCTCGCCTTCGCATGCTCTGTGGCATGCAACCTTCAACGAGGTGGGGGTCGAGTCAAATCCAGCTCATTTGAACGGATCAAATGTGGGTGTGTGGACTACCATTGTGGCCGTCAACCCAGAGACCGCCACAAGATCATATGCGACTCATTACTGCTTGATGCCGCCTGCGAATCTGCATATCCTTACTGAGGCTCTCGTTGAGCAAGTCGTTCTGGATAATAAGGACGGGGAATGGGCTGCTACTGGCGTGCGGTTCAGTCATTACGGGAAGCAATATGTCGCCTCAGCTGCTCGAGAGGTCATCCTGTCAGCAGGCAGCGTCCAGTCACCACAGCTTTTGGAGTTGTCCGGTGTTGGCCGGGCTGATGTTCTGGGTGCTGCGGGAATTCCGTTAAAGGTTGAGAGTCCAAACGTGGGTGAAAACCTGCAGGAACATATCA TGCTCCCAACGGTCTTCGAAGTGGACCCCAAGCTCCCCCATCCAGACGACCTGTTCATCGAAGAaatcgccgccaccgcctaCGAGCAataccaaaaagaaaagtccGGTCGTTTGACCGTCCTCCCCTGCTCGATGGCATATCTTCCCGTTTCCAAGCTGGCACCCGAAGAAGATGTGGCTTCGCTCTCGTCCAGGTCCCAACAGTTGGATCGTTTTGGCGCCGAGCAAACGTCTATCCTCTCTAGCAGGTTCGACACCGACAAACAGCTCGGCCAAGTCGAATTCGTCTTTGATCTCGGCAACTGGAACCCGTCGTTTGCGCCTAAGGAAGAGGGCAAGAGATACTGCTCCatgctgttggtgctgcaGTATCCCTACTCGAGAGGGTCCATCCATATCGATCCTAAAGATGGATTAACCGCTGATGGGGTACCGGCCACCGCGCACCAACAGCCGGTGATTGATCCGCAGTATTATGTTGGTCCTCATGGGGAGCTCGACCTTGAGATTATGCTGCATGGTGCCAAGTTTGCGCAGAAGATTTGCTCGACTAAGCCATTGAAGAATATCATCGCCGgtcctgcttctccttcatcgGCAGTGGTCTCGGATGAAGACCTGAGAGGATGGATCGTTGAGAATACCATCACAGACTGGCATCCGATAGGGACCTGTGCGATGGGCGGTCGTGCTGGGCAGGCAGGcggtgtggttgatgaaCGGCTCAGGGTGTACGGCGTGAAGGGCTTGAGAGTGATCGATGCAAGCGTGATGCCGCTGCATATCAGCGCGCATTTGCAGGCTACGGTTTATGCTATTGGTGAGAAGGGGGCCGACATGATTTTGGAAGATGCTGGACTTCGAAGTTAG